The Ketogulonicigenium robustum genome has a window encoding:
- the mobQ gene encoding MobQ family relaxase yields MAIYHLSASIIGRSDGRSAVAASAYRAGADMTDPDTGTRHDYTRKRGVRATFMELPEGAPDWATDRPSLWNAVHAKETRKNSRLSREIRVALPAELDAEAQARLVRTWARDHLAAAGIVADIAIHEPSREGDDRNTHAHIMTTLRRFDGATVDGWAKGAARDLNDKAFLENLRASWETAQNAALEAAGSTARVDHRTLAAQHEDALAAGDDLLAAVLNRPPEPHLGVSAQAIDRRAGRPVSNRGRALAEVRETRTRLMTAYDTARRAAVFIATTTAGLVDRVSGARSETGHPIARMFGLGRHAATVADTVPEPSRPSPDDDTPSPS; encoded by the coding sequence GTGGCGATATATCACCTGTCCGCGTCCATTATCGGGCGAAGCGATGGCCGGTCAGCCGTTGCCGCGTCAGCATATCGGGCCGGGGCCGACATGACCGACCCGGACACCGGGACGCGGCACGACTACACCCGAAAGCGAGGCGTCCGGGCAACCTTCATGGAGTTGCCCGAAGGTGCCCCCGATTGGGCCACCGACCGCCCGAGCCTCTGGAACGCCGTCCACGCGAAGGAGACGCGGAAGAACTCGCGGCTTTCGCGTGAGATCCGCGTGGCCCTTCCCGCCGAGCTGGACGCCGAAGCCCAAGCCCGGCTTGTCCGCACCTGGGCACGGGACCACCTGGCCGCCGCCGGCATCGTCGCGGACATCGCCATTCACGAGCCGAGCCGCGAAGGCGACGACCGCAACACCCATGCCCACATCATGACCACCCTGCGGCGTTTCGACGGGGCAACCGTGGACGGATGGGCGAAGGGTGCCGCCCGCGACCTGAACGACAAGGCGTTCCTCGAGAACCTGCGGGCATCGTGGGAGACCGCCCAGAACGCCGCACTGGAGGCCGCCGGGTCAACCGCACGGGTTGACCACCGCACCCTTGCCGCACAGCATGAGGACGCCTTGGCCGCAGGTGATGACTTACTGGCCGCCGTCCTCAACCGCCCCCCGGAACCTCACCTGGGCGTGTCGGCCCAAGCGATTGACCGCCGGGCCGGGCGTCCGGTCAGCAACCGGGGCCGGGCCTTGGCGGAGGTCAGGGAGACCCGCACCCGGCTCATGACGGCATACGACACGGCACGGAGGGCCGCCGTGTTCATCGCAACGACCACCGCCGGGCTTGTTGACCGGGTGTCCGGTGCCCGGTCAGAGACCGGACACCCCATTGCCCGAATGTTCGGCCTTGGCCGTCATGCGGCAACTGTTGCCGACACCGTGCCAGAACCGTCCCGCCCATCGCCGGACGACGATACCCCGTCCCCGTCCTGA